One genomic region from Pyrobaculum islandicum DSM 4184 encodes:
- a CDS encoding vitamin K epoxide reductase family protein codes for MWSLVFLAGGALALAFGLREVALLVAVAGGLFHTLVLKPAGACVRGRFSGCEVVLASPYAAPLGVPLQYLGALWFVVAPLAHWFGFGLFWAVVGLVGIAALVGLEVKLRAFCLYCTIAHGLGLVVILALV; via the coding sequence GTGTGGTCTCTTGTCTTTTTGGCGGGCGGCGCCTTGGCGCTGGCTTTTGGGCTTAGGGAAGTTGCTCTTCTGGTGGCTGTGGCTGGGGGGCTTTTTCATACTCTTGTGCTTAAGCCGGCTGGAGCATGTGTAAGAGGGAGGTTTTCCGGTTGTGAGGTAGTTTTGGCCTCGCCTTATGCAGCCCCCCTGGGGGTGCCTCTTCAATATCTGGGAGCTCTCTGGTTTGTTGTAGCGCCACTTGCGCACTGGTTTGGTTTTGGCTTGTTTTGGGCCGTCGTGGGTCTTGTGGGCATTGCCGCATTGGTGGGGCTTGAGGTGAAGCTTAGGGCTTTCTGTCTCTACTGTACCATAGCCCACGGGCTTGGGCTTGTGGTTATCCTAGCCCTAGTATAA
- a CDS encoding PLP-dependent cysteine synthase family protein codes for MVWLENIEFVKSDVFYKLSDLLSVAGDILRQGGVVKSIGVDDALRVVEGHEVFHALKLLGVRRVPISRGRSKEVYVPLETLGFYDDVACPGLRVFDNTVELLYKNWPTPLFKLRSLSRRGLTVWAKWEAYNPFSWSIKDRVGWYMFTKALEEGRVSQLLYEATSTNTGMTLAAMAAIHGVRARLYLPSTAQKSSDVWLKTLGAEVVRVSKPLTVDFVGDVEREAARDGAIHLNQFENDRNFEVHLKYTAKELDLQLRHTGVFPRAIIGGLGTSGHMSALSFYFKNRYRGSVKIYGVQPAVGHVIPGIRRIETGMKWVHLVELDGVVDITREDAVNAAIEVARKDGILIGLSSGAVASAFLKIADRLEEGHYILIFPDNGLKYAEIYSTYVKD; via the coding sequence ATGGTTTGGTTAGAGAACATAGAGTTTGTAAAGTCTGATGTTTTTTATAAACTTTCAGATTTACTTAGCGTTGCTGGAGATATCCTTAGGCAGGGTGGCGTTGTTAAATCTATCGGCGTAGATGACGCGTTGAGAGTGGTAGAGGGACATGAGGTTTTTCACGCGCTTAAGTTATTGGGAGTTAGGAGAGTGCCTATTTCTAGAGGCCGATCTAAGGAGGTGTACGTCCCGTTGGAGACATTGGGTTTTTATGACGATGTGGCATGTCCCGGCCTTAGGGTGTTTGACAACACTGTGGAGCTTCTCTATAAAAACTGGCCTACTCCACTTTTTAAGCTGAGATCTCTGTCGCGTAGAGGTCTGACTGTATGGGCTAAGTGGGAGGCGTATAATCCCTTTAGTTGGAGTATAAAAGATAGAGTTGGTTGGTATATGTTTACAAAGGCGCTTGAAGAGGGGAGAGTTTCTCAGTTATTATACGAGGCCACATCGACAAACACCGGCATGACTCTAGCCGCAATGGCGGCAATCCACGGCGTAAGAGCTAGGCTCTACCTCCCCTCTACGGCGCAGAAGTCAAGCGATGTTTGGCTAAAAACGCTGGGCGCAGAGGTGGTTAGAGTGTCTAAGCCTTTAACGGTGGATTTCGTTGGCGATGTAGAGAGGGAGGCCGCAAGAGATGGTGCTATTCATCTGAACCAGTTTGAAAACGACAGAAACTTCGAGGTGCATCTGAAATACACCGCTAAGGAGCTAGATCTACAGCTGAGACACACTGGGGTTTTTCCCAGGGCTATAATCGGCGGTTTAGGTACTTCGGGACATATGTCAGCTCTCTCGTTTTATTTCAAAAATAGGTATCGCGGCTCTGTCAAAATATACGGCGTACAACCAGCTGTTGGACATGTGATTCCAGGTATTAGACGTATAGAGACGGGGATGAAGTGGGTTCATTTAGTGGAGCTAGACGGCGTAGTAGATATAACTAGAGAAGATGCTGTCAACGCGGCGATTGAAGTGGCACGTAAAGACGGAATTTTAATAGGCTTAAGTAGCGGCGCAGTGGCAAGCGCCTTCTTAAAAATAGCCGACCGCCTAGAGGAGGGACATTACATCTTAATATTTCCAGACAACGGCCTTAAATATGCCGAAATTTACTCAACATATGTAAAAGACTAG
- a CDS encoding ATP-binding cassette domain-containing protein: protein MGQLSPYVRRVEEVLNLEVEEETGREAPPVEVVKLEEVSVEVDGRAVVKRTDAEFKRGGIYAVVGPSGSGKTTLLLTLARVYTPSKGRVLINGVDYREFFVASLRRRVLYVGQTPFLFRGTLRENVALGLDAPPEAIKKALEAAAIDFAGLGDEIDADKLSDRGRGWPSPEPSS, encoded by the coding sequence TTGGGCCAGCTGAGCCCATACGTCAGAAGGGTTGAAGAGGTTTTAAACCTCGAGGTCGAGGAGGAGACTGGCAGAGAGGCGCCGCCGGTGGAGGTCGTCAAGCTGGAGGAGGTGTCGGTGGAGGTCGACGGGAGGGCGGTGGTGAAGAGGACAGACGCAGAGTTTAAGAGAGGCGGGATATACGCCGTGGTAGGCCCAAGCGGCTCTGGCAAAACCACCCTCTTGCTCACCCTGGCGAGAGTCTACACCCCCTCGAAAGGCCGAGTCTTGATAAACGGGGTAGACTACAGGGAGTTCTTCGTCGCCTCTCTGAGGAGGAGGGTTTTGTACGTGGGGCAGACCCCATTCCTCTTCAGGGGGACGCTGAGGGAAAACGTGGCGCTGGGTCTCGACGCTCCGCCCGAGGCGATTAAGAAGGCGCTGGAGGCCGCAGCCATCGACTTCGCCGGCCTAGGCGATGAAATTGACGCAGACAAGCTCTCTGACAGAGGCAGAGGATGGCCCTCGCCAGAGCCCTCCTCCTAG
- the aroC gene encoding chorismate synthase, with protein MNTFGREFRITTFGESHGKAIGVVIDGVPAGLELTEEDIKRELERRMFCHIPVLNPRCEPEEVEILSGVKEGYTQGTPIAVVIWNRRVISSYYEELWMKPRPGHADFAYYLKYGRYYDHRGGGRASGRTTAAVVAAGAVAKKILALAGAEVAGHIVELGGVEINASYTYEDVKKSWERPLPVVDQQALDKMLEKIQEAAARGDSIGGGVEVWAVGVPPGLGEPHFGKIKADIAAAAFSIPGAIALDWGMGRALAKMWGSEANDPITVANGRPTLATNKIGGVLGGITVGTPIYFRVWFKPTPSVRKPQQTVDLAKMEPTTIEFKGRYDVSIVPKALVALEAITAVTLADHLLRAGLIRRDKPLEK; from the coding sequence ATGAACACCTTTGGAAGAGAGTTCCGGATAACCACCTTCGGCGAATCCCACGGCAAGGCCATAGGCGTGGTGATAGACGGCGTGCCGGCTGGGCTGGAGCTGACGGAGGAAGACATCAAGAGGGAGCTAGAGAGGAGGATGTTCTGTCACATACCAGTCCTCAACCCGAGGTGCGAGCCGGAGGAGGTGGAGATACTATCCGGCGTGAAGGAGGGCTACACCCAGGGCACCCCCATAGCCGTCGTGATATGGAACAGACGCGTCATCTCCAGCTACTACGAGGAGCTCTGGATGAAGCCCAGGCCGGGCCACGCCGACTTCGCCTACTACCTCAAATACGGCAGATACTACGACCACAGGGGAGGAGGCAGAGCCTCCGGTAGAACAACTGCGGCGGTGGTAGCGGCGGGGGCAGTGGCCAAGAAGATACTCGCCCTAGCCGGCGCCGAGGTAGCCGGCCACATAGTCGAGCTAGGCGGCGTCGAGATAAACGCCAGCTACACCTACGAAGACGTCAAAAAAAGCTGGGAAAGGCCCCTCCCCGTGGTAGACCAACAAGCCCTAGACAAGATGTTGGAAAAAATCCAAGAGGCGGCGGCAAGAGGAGACAGCATAGGCGGCGGGGTGGAGGTCTGGGCCGTCGGGGTGCCGCCCGGCCTGGGAGAACCCCACTTCGGCAAGATAAAAGCCGACATAGCCGCCGCCGCCTTCTCCATACCAGGCGCCATAGCGCTCGACTGGGGCATGGGCAGAGCACTGGCAAAGATGTGGGGAAGCGAGGCCAACGACCCGATAACAGTCGCCAACGGCAGACCAACCCTCGCCACAAACAAAATCGGCGGCGTCCTCGGCGGAATAACTGTGGGAACCCCCATATACTTCAGAGTCTGGTTCAAGCCCACCCCCTCCGTCAGAAAGCCACAGCAGACCGTAGATCTAGCCAAGATGGAGCCGACGACGATAGAGTTCAAGGGGAGATACGACGTGTCCATAGTCCCCAAAGCCCTCGTAGCGCTAGAGGCCATCACGGCGGTAACACTCGCCGACCACCTACTCAGGGCAGGGCTCATAAGAAGAGACAAGCCACTAGAGAAATAA
- the aroE gene encoding shikimate dehydrogenase, which produces MYFAVIGTHVRGKSASPAMHNASFKTLGINAVYIALDVPREELPCFLQLARLNLRGFNVTIPHKEEVVKYLDSVAADARAIGAVNTVLVERNLLVGYNTDASALYQLASSHMKGADVLIVGAGGAARAALFAAIKAEARAVYITNRTYERAEALAREFAEKFKREVKAVRGPVKADVVINATPVYDAVVADLSGASLYVDFAYIPTPRTKMVEEAQRLGIKVIDGVDLLVEQGAQAEKIWLGVEPDRTVMKRAVLEFLGI; this is translated from the coding sequence ATGTACTTTGCAGTAATAGGCACACACGTGAGGGGGAAGTCGGCGAGCCCCGCCATGCACAACGCCTCTTTCAAAACCCTAGGGATCAACGCAGTGTATATAGCCCTCGACGTGCCTAGAGAGGAGCTACCCTGCTTTCTGCAACTCGCCAGGCTAAACCTAAGAGGTTTCAACGTCACTATCCCCCACAAGGAGGAGGTGGTGAAGTATCTCGACAGCGTTGCGGCAGACGCCAGAGCCATAGGCGCTGTGAACACGGTGCTGGTGGAGAGGAACCTCCTAGTCGGCTACAATACAGACGCCTCGGCCCTCTACCAGCTGGCAAGCTCCCACATGAAGGGAGCAGACGTGTTGATAGTGGGCGCTGGAGGCGCCGCGAGAGCCGCCCTCTTCGCCGCGATAAAGGCCGAGGCTAGGGCCGTCTACATCACCAACAGGACTTACGAGAGGGCCGAAGCCCTCGCCAGGGAGTTCGCCGAGAAGTTCAAGAGGGAGGTAAAAGCCGTGAGAGGCCCCGTCAAGGCGGACGTGGTCATAAACGCGACTCCCGTCTACGACGCCGTGGTGGCAGATCTCAGCGGCGCTTCTCTCTACGTGGACTTCGCCTACATACCAACCCCCAGGACAAAGATGGTGGAGGAGGCCCAGAGGCTCGGGATAAAGGTGATAGACGGGGTAGATCTGTTGGTGGAGCAGGGGGCTCAAGCCGAGAAGATCTGGCTCGGAGTAGAGCCGGACAGAACAGTTATGAAGAGGGCCGTCCTCGAGTTCCTAGGAATATGA
- a CDS encoding pyrroline-5-carboxylate reductase family protein — MFSLCVPHLTVGVIGAGKLGSQIALRLRGNGVRVLASVKTERSRQRLQALGLEVYTDNKSVVESSDLLILAVKPANLPELDFYADKPLVSFVAGATVDVLRKLSSRPYRAMTNVGLTAIAVAGPYDEEVNAVLSHIAPTFWVEERLIDPLTVLLGSGPAIVAELALALVRAGVNIGIPWDLSREIVLSLMASLPHLDERFTLEKLAQYVATPGGTTIKALVELYPAEAQLSRAVEEAYRRILEMRR, encoded by the coding sequence ATCTTCTCTCTATGCGTCCCCCATTTAACAGTCGGGGTTATTGGCGCTGGTAAATTAGGTAGTCAAATTGCACTCCGCCTACGTGGCAATGGGGTTAGAGTCCTCGCGTCTGTAAAAACAGAGAGGTCTAGGCAGAGGCTTCAAGCGCTTGGTCTAGAGGTGTATACAGATAACAAGTCTGTGGTAGAGAGTAGCGATTTACTTATTCTTGCCGTAAAGCCTGCCAATCTGCCAGAGTTGGATTTCTACGCCGATAAGCCTCTTGTCTCTTTTGTAGCAGGCGCTACGGTAGACGTTTTAAGAAAGCTCTCGTCTAGGCCCTACAGAGCTATGACTAACGTCGGTCTTACGGCTATCGCTGTGGCAGGCCCCTACGACGAGGAGGTAAATGCCGTGTTATCACATATAGCGCCCACCTTCTGGGTCGAGGAGCGTCTCATAGACCCCCTCACTGTGTTGTTGGGCTCGGGGCCGGCTATCGTGGCCGAGCTCGCGCTTGCCCTTGTGAGAGCAGGCGTAAACATCGGCATCCCCTGGGATCTCTCCAGGGAGATCGTCTTATCTCTCATGGCCTCTCTTCCCCACCTCGACGAGAGGTTTACCTTGGAGAAGCTGGCGCAGTATGTGGCCACTCCCGGCGGCACGACGATAAAGGCGCTGGTCGAGCTCTACCCCGCTGAGGCCCAGCTGAGCAGAGCTGTGGAGGAGGCCTATAGGAGGATCCTAGAGATGAGACGGTAG
- a CDS encoding NUDIX hydrolase, whose translation MEKPTIAVAALVVRDRKVLLIKRRYPPSAGKWSLPGGHVELGERLEDAVLRELKEETGLDGTVRSFLRPVEYIEWEGGRVKYHFVILVYLVEVAGNAQPKASDDAEDAAFVPIEKALEMDLTKTTREVIESLPSHL comes from the coding sequence ATGGAGAAGCCAACTATCGCAGTGGCGGCACTTGTCGTAAGAGATAGAAAAGTGTTGTTAATAAAGAGGAGGTATCCACCCAGCGCCGGCAAGTGGAGTCTGCCAGGGGGGCACGTGGAGCTGGGCGAGAGACTTGAAGACGCCGTCCTCCGAGAGCTAAAGGAGGAGACAGGTCTAGACGGCACAGTGAGGAGTTTCCTAAGGCCTGTGGAATATATCGAATGGGAGGGGGGACGTGTTAAATATCACTTCGTCATCTTAGTATATCTAGTGGAGGTAGCTGGCAACGCGCAACCGAAGGCCTCAGACGACGCAGAGGACGCCGCCTTCGTGCCCATAGAAAAGGCACTGGAGATGGATCTCACAAAAACTACGAGAGAGGTTATCGAGAGCCTACCGTCTCATCTCTAG
- a CDS encoding PhoH family protein, translating to MFDKLKPMTVGQERAVNVLKDPENELVGLFGPTGTGKSLLSIAYGIWAVENGKAKRFIIARPIVDVATGEVLTPERLGEMYYKIAAVYLGDILGPYADREYIEKLLKEEKIIVTDVSYLRGRTFDDSVIFLDDAQNVRPESAAEILIRLGRGGRLIVAGDPIFQKPVDVEKDGATLLREALLGEEKAEVVDLGIKDIVRPGARRGIRLALELRMRKRQLSETEKYIYETARIFAPDADIITAVEFRTDKDSLGIKSENVPDALIIVKEGQLGRVVGRGGERIKTIEGETGVRLRVLEMSLDFKQWVRAVHPVGWISKHIVDADFAGPELMVQVRKSEFGAFIGQRGAYVRLIDRVFRRLLGIGVRAVEAEE from the coding sequence ATGTTTGACAAGCTTAAGCCTATGACTGTCGGCCAGGAGAGGGCTGTCAACGTGTTAAAAGACCCAGAGAATGAGCTTGTTGGTTTGTTTGGGCCTACTGGGACTGGAAAATCTCTGCTTAGTATTGCCTATGGTATTTGGGCTGTGGAAAACGGCAAGGCGAAGAGGTTTATAATTGCGAGGCCTATTGTAGATGTCGCCACAGGCGAGGTGTTGACGCCAGAGAGGTTGGGAGAGATGTACTATAAGATAGCCGCGGTGTATCTAGGGGATATCTTAGGCCCCTACGCCGATAGGGAGTATATAGAAAAACTTTTGAAAGAGGAGAAGATTATAGTGACAGACGTCTCCTATTTGAGAGGCAGGACGTTTGACGACAGTGTAATATTTTTAGACGATGCGCAAAACGTCCGGCCTGAGAGCGCCGCGGAAATACTCATAAGACTTGGGAGGGGGGGTAGGCTAATTGTGGCGGGAGACCCAATATTTCAAAAACCAGTTGATGTGGAAAAAGACGGCGCCACTCTTTTAAGAGAGGCGCTTCTTGGGGAGGAGAAGGCGGAGGTTGTTGACTTAGGTATTAAAGATATCGTAAGGCCGGGGGCTAGAAGAGGTATTAGATTGGCTCTTGAGCTTAGGATGAGAAAGAGACAGCTTTCTGAGACTGAGAAATATATCTACGAGACGGCTAGGATTTTTGCCCCAGACGCAGATATTATTACAGCAGTTGAGTTTAGGACAGACAAAGACTCTCTGGGTATAAAGAGCGAGAATGTTCCAGACGCCTTGATAATAGTTAAAGAGGGGCAGTTGGGGAGAGTCGTGGGGAGGGGCGGCGAAAGGATTAAAACTATTGAGGGAGAGACGGGGGTTCGTCTCAGGGTGTTAGAGATGTCGCTCGACTTTAAACAGTGGGTAAGAGCTGTCCACCCCGTCGGTTGGATTTCGAAACATATAGTAGATGCCGACTTCGCAGGGCCTGAGCTCATGGTGCAAGTTAGAAAAAGCGAATTTGGGGCCTTTATAGGACAGAGAGGGGCCTACGTCAGACTCATAGATAGAGTTTTTAGACGGTTGTTAGGCATCGGCGTGAGAGCGGTAGAGGCAGAGGAATAA
- a CDS encoding alcohol dehydrogenase catalytic domain-containing protein, with protein MKAYILNRFKESPVLSDIEKPRAAPGRVVVKVAAAGVCFRDYLAWQGFQRVKLPTVPGHEFAGVVEEVGEGVVEFKPNDAVAGMMFEYCGECEYCRSGREYLCKNRKIYGEDLPGAFAEYISVDRKSLVKIPPGVSFEAASFAACVLSTIVRGVKKIGVAPGMRILVTGAGGGVGIHAVQIAKAYGAKVIAVTSHGKAEAVGKYADYVITEKAFSEEVKKLGGADGAIEAVGGPTLEQTVRSLNWGARIALIGNVDPQPTPLLLGLLILKEVEILPVIQGSRKDLEEALKLLASGAVKPVYSVHSFSDLPKLLAETPNASHIGRRVVKIGI; from the coding sequence ATGAAGGCGTATATTCTCAATAGATTTAAGGAGTCTCCAGTTCTTTCTGATATAGAGAAACCCAGGGCGGCGCCTGGCAGAGTAGTTGTTAAAGTGGCGGCAGCTGGCGTGTGTTTTAGAGATTACCTAGCTTGGCAAGGCTTTCAACGAGTTAAACTGCCGACGGTGCCGGGGCATGAGTTCGCCGGCGTTGTTGAAGAAGTGGGGGAGGGGGTTGTAGAGTTTAAACCAAACGACGCAGTGGCAGGTATGATGTTTGAATACTGTGGTGAATGTGAATACTGCAGGTCGGGTAGAGAGTATTTATGTAAAAATAGGAAGATATATGGCGAAGATCTGCCAGGGGCCTTCGCCGAGTATATATCAGTCGATCGTAAATCTCTTGTGAAAATTCCGCCAGGAGTCTCCTTTGAGGCTGCCTCTTTTGCTGCATGCGTTCTTTCGACTATTGTGAGGGGAGTTAAGAAAATTGGCGTGGCGCCCGGCATGCGCATATTAGTGACTGGAGCGGGCGGCGGCGTGGGGATACATGCAGTTCAAATAGCCAAGGCCTACGGGGCGAAGGTCATAGCTGTGACGAGCCACGGCAAGGCAGAAGCGGTGGGCAAATACGCCGATTATGTAATCACAGAGAAGGCCTTCTCAGAGGAGGTCAAGAAACTTGGCGGCGCAGATGGCGCCATAGAGGCTGTCGGAGGGCCCACCCTGGAGCAGACTGTGAGATCCCTCAACTGGGGTGCCCGCATAGCTTTGATAGGAAACGTCGACCCGCAACCGACACCTCTCCTACTGGGCCTTCTAATACTAAAGGAGGTGGAGATACTGCCAGTAATTCAGGGGAGTAGAAAAGACTTAGAAGAGGCGTTAAAACTTCTTGCCTCCGGCGCTGTAAAGCCAGTATATAGCGTACATAGCTTTTCGGATCTGCCCAAGCTTCTGGCAGAGACACCAAATGCATCACATATAGGCAGGAGAGTTGTTAAGATCGGCATTTAG
- a CDS encoding NAD-dependent epimerase/dehydratase family protein: MKVLVTGGAGFIGSHLVDRLVEEGYEVVVVDNLSSGRRENVNPQARLHIADLKDPDWAVGVSADIVFHFAGNPEVRAEPRVHFEENVVATFNVLEWARLSGVRTVVFASSSTVYGDAKVLPTPEDYPLEPISVYGAAKAAGETMCATYARLYGVRCLALRYANVVGPRMRHGAIYDFVMKLRKRPEELEVLGDGTQRKSYLHVEEAVEATLRAWRKFEEMGEPYLALNVGNVDSLTMLDVAKIVTETMGVAPVIKVGREPSDCMNSFLSIEKISKLAGWRPRLSSTESVRKAVEELLKELA, translated from the coding sequence GTGAAAGTATTAGTCACAGGCGGAGCTGGCTTTATCGGTAGCCACCTGGTGGATCGGCTGGTGGAAGAGGGCTATGAGGTCGTCGTAGTGGACAACCTCTCCTCCGGCAGGAGAGAGAATGTAAATCCGCAGGCGCGACTCCACATAGCAGACCTCAAAGACCCAGATTGGGCCGTCGGCGTTTCTGCAGACATCGTTTTCCACTTTGCGGGTAATCCAGAGGTTAGGGCGGAGCCTCGTGTCCATTTTGAGGAGAATGTAGTGGCGACTTTTAACGTGTTGGAGTGGGCTCGTCTCTCTGGCGTTAGGACTGTTGTCTTTGCCTCTTCTTCAACGGTGTATGGAGACGCGAAGGTTCTGCCGACTCCGGAGGATTACCCGCTGGAGCCGATAAGCGTCTACGGCGCGGCTAAGGCGGCTGGCGAGACGATGTGTGCAACGTACGCCAGACTTTACGGCGTTAGGTGCCTGGCGCTGAGGTACGCCAACGTGGTGGGGCCGAGGATGAGACACGGCGCCATATACGACTTCGTCATGAAGCTGAGGAAGAGGCCAGAGGAGCTGGAGGTTCTGGGAGACGGCACACAGAGGAAGAGCTACCTACACGTCGAAGAGGCAGTAGAGGCAACGCTAAGGGCCTGGAGAAAATTCGAAGAGATGGGAGAACCGTACCTAGCGCTAAACGTGGGGAATGTAGACTCTTTAACTATGTTAGATGTTGCTAAGATAGTTACTGAGACAATGGGCGTGGCGCCAGTTATAAAAGTGGGTAGAGAGCCTTCTGACTGTATGAACTCGTTTCTCTCTATAGAGAAAATATCAAAACTCGCCGGGTGGAGGCCGAGACTCTCCAGCACAGAGAGCGTTAGAAAAGCGGTAGAGGAGCTATTGAAAGAGCTGGCCTAG
- a CDS encoding 3-phosphoshikimate 1-carboxyvinyltransferase: protein MFCIKAGRLEGKFAAPPSKPYSQRLLLASALAEGETVIRGVEWSDDFTAMFRAVQPLARLYCEGGVVKASRREPDFYRSFNVMESGFTLRTAVAVYAGVPGITAVYYGGTLKGRPIDELVEALRRLTAVEKTAGAIVVEGRRLEEFDVEIRADISSQYISGLMYLAAHVGRGIVRPVGERKSWSFVEATAEVLKKFGAHVELGETIEVEGPLRSPRAVDVPSDFSLAAFLVVAGVATGGHVELLGTLAEVDKWAIDVFRQMGADITIDNGIMRVGGVFTRGVDVDLGRNPDLVMPVALAAAMVEEESAIRGVDHLRYKESDRVATVLDVLRRLGVEVRYDKGAIYIRGPPTKREVAFQTHGDHRIGLMALAAAKIVGGCVDDLTPVAKSWPSSILYFKG from the coding sequence ATGTTCTGCATCAAGGCGGGTAGGCTGGAGGGGAAATTCGCCGCTCCGCCCTCCAAGCCCTACTCCCAGAGACTCCTCCTCGCCTCTGCCCTGGCCGAGGGCGAAACGGTCATCAGGGGGGTGGAGTGGAGCGACGACTTCACCGCCATGTTTAGAGCCGTCCAACCCTTGGCTAGGCTGTACTGCGAAGGCGGCGTGGTCAAGGCCTCCAGGAGGGAGCCGGACTTCTACAGGTCTTTTAACGTCATGGAGAGCGGCTTCACACTACGTACGGCGGTGGCAGTATACGCAGGCGTGCCCGGGATAACCGCTGTATACTACGGAGGCACCTTAAAGGGGCGACCGATAGACGAGCTCGTGGAAGCTCTAAGGCGGTTGACCGCGGTGGAGAAAACGGCAGGCGCCATCGTCGTAGAGGGGAGGCGCTTGGAGGAGTTTGACGTCGAAATCCGCGCAGACATATCCTCGCAGTACATCTCGGGACTTATGTACCTCGCCGCTCACGTGGGGAGAGGCATCGTGCGGCCTGTAGGCGAGAGGAAGTCTTGGAGCTTCGTGGAAGCCACCGCCGAGGTCTTGAAGAAGTTCGGCGCCCACGTGGAGCTGGGGGAGACAATAGAGGTGGAGGGCCCGCTGAGGAGCCCCAGGGCCGTCGACGTCCCCAGCGACTTCAGCCTAGCAGCTTTTCTCGTGGTGGCCGGCGTCGCCACGGGAGGTCACGTCGAGCTTCTGGGGACGCTCGCCGAAGTGGACAAGTGGGCAATCGACGTGTTTAGGCAAATGGGCGCTGATATAACCATAGACAACGGCATCATGAGAGTCGGCGGCGTCTTCACAAGAGGCGTAGACGTAGACCTCGGAAGAAACCCAGACCTCGTCATGCCGGTGGCTCTGGCAGCCGCCATGGTTGAAGAGGAGAGCGCCATCAGGGGGGTGGACCACCTCCGGTATAAAGAAAGCGACAGAGTTGCCACAGTCCTCGACGTACTGAGACGCCTCGGCGTAGAAGTGCGCTACGACAAAGGCGCTATATACATAAGGGGGCCTCCCACCAAGCGGGAAGTCGCCTTCCAGACACACGGAGACCACAGAATAGGCCTCATGGCCCTAGCCGCGGCGAAGATAGTGGGCGGATGCGTAGACGACCTCACGCCCGTAGCCAAGTCCTGGCCCTCATCAATCCTCTACTTCAAAGGATAA
- a CDS encoding 3-dehydroquinate synthase: MRRFFYRHTRGVTEVVVGRGLPYGEYIERPVVLAEEGLRPPIPGAPTLVLRGGEEVKSLEVLTKVYSFLKEVGADRSTTLVAVGGGALLDLATFAAGTYMRGIRLVHIPTTLLAMVDAALGGKGAVDWGPVKNLVGVFYQPAAILCDLSWLETLPERVYRSAFAEVVKYGLALDGDFYSWVRENAKALLARDWGALEYAVYRSLQLKAGVVEVDEFEERGIRQVLNVGHTVGHAVERVLGLLHGEAVAVGIVAELRLSSELGYLRESHVAEAAEVLSSLGLPTSVKATEQQLAEAAALVKFDKKRRGGHIYIPLVVRPGRWILEKIAVEEVEKAVRYVLHQGG, from the coding sequence ATGAGGAGGTTTTTCTACAGACACACCAGGGGGGTCACTGAGGTGGTAGTGGGAAGGGGTCTGCCATACGGCGAATACATAGAGCGGCCTGTAGTTCTGGCGGAGGAAGGGCTTAGGCCCCCCATACCCGGCGCTCCCACCCTCGTGCTGAGGGGTGGCGAGGAGGTCAAAAGCCTTGAGGTTTTGACCAAGGTCTACAGCTTTTTAAAGGAGGTGGGGGCAGATAGATCCACCACGCTTGTGGCCGTCGGCGGGGGGGCTCTACTGGATCTGGCAACCTTCGCCGCGGGGACCTACATGAGGGGTATCCGCCTCGTCCACATACCGACCACCCTCCTGGCTATGGTAGACGCGGCGCTGGGGGGCAAAGGCGCCGTCGACTGGGGCCCCGTCAAGAACCTAGTCGGCGTGTTCTACCAGCCAGCGGCTATACTCTGCGACCTCTCCTGGCTTGAGACTCTGCCTGAGAGGGTCTACCGGTCGGCATTTGCAGAGGTAGTGAAGTACGGCTTGGCGCTAGACGGGGATTTCTACAGCTGGGTGAGAGAGAACGCCAAGGCCCTCTTGGCCAGAGACTGGGGGGCTCTGGAGTACGCGGTGTACCGCTCCCTCCAGCTCAAAGCCGGAGTTGTGGAGGTTGACGAATTCGAGGAGAGGGGCATTAGGCAGGTATTAAACGTGGGCCACACGGTGGGCCACGCCGTAGAGAGAGTGCTAGGCCTTCTACATGGGGAGGCAGTGGCCGTTGGGATAGTTGCAGAGCTCCGCCTCTCCAGCGAGCTGGGCTACCTCCGGGAGAGCCACGTGGCCGAGGCGGCCGAGGTCCTCAGCTCCCTCGGCTTGCCCACAAGCGTGAAGGCGACTGAGCAACAGCTGGCGGAGGCGGCAGCCCTCGTCAAATTCGACAAGAAGAGACGCGGCGGCCACATCTACATCCCCCTGGTCGTTAGGCCGGGGAGGTGGATTCTGGAGAAGATAGCGGTGGAAGAGGTGGAGAAGGCTGTTAGATATGTTCTGCATCAAGGCGGGTAG